The segment TTGCGGTTGAGGTGCAGTTCCATGTTGCCGGTGCCCTTGAACTCCTCGTAAATCATGTCGTCCATGCGAGAGCCGGTGTCCACCAGGCAGGTGGCGATGATGGTCAGGCTTCCACCCTCTTCCAGGTTGCGGGCGGCGCCGAAGAAGTGCTTGGGCGGATAGAGGGCGGCGGGGTCCAGGCCGCCGGACAGGGTGCGGCCGCTGGGCGGGACAGTCAGGTTGTAGGCGCGCGCCAGGCGCGTGATGGAGTCCAGCAGGATGACCACATCCTTCTTGCATTCCACCAGCCGCTTGGCCCGATGGAGCGCCATATCAGCCACCTTGACGTGCTGTTCGACCGGGTCGTCGAAGGTCGAGGAGTATACCTCTGCCTCGACGGAGCGGTCCATGTCGGTGACTTCCTCGGGGCGTTCGCCGATGAGCACCACCATGAGGTGGACATCGTCGTAGTTGGCGGAGATGCCGTTGGCGATTTGCTTGAGGATGGTGGTCTTGCCGGCCTTGGGCGGTGAGACGATCAGCCCGCGCTGGCCGCGCCCGATGGGAGCCACCAGGTCAATCAGGCGGGTGGCCAGCACATCCGGCGTCGTCTCCAGCTTGAACTGGCGGTTGGGGAAGATTGGGGTGAGCGTTTCGAAGTGCGGCCGGCGCTTGGCCACCTCCGGGTCCAGGCCGTTCACCGCCTCCACGCGCAGCAATCCGTAGTACTTCTCCGATTCCTTCGGCGGGCGCACCTGCCCCACCACCATATCCCCCGTGCGCAGGCCGAAGCGGCGGATCTGCGACTGGGAGACGTAAATGTCGTTGGGGCCGGGAAGCAGGCCGTCGGCGCGCAGGAAGCCGATGCCCTCCGGCATGATCTCCAGCACGCCGCCGCGGAAAACGTAGCCGCGCTGTTCGGCCTGGGCCTCCAGGATGCGCATGATGAGGTCGTTCTTCTTCAGGCGCGTGTAGCCGGTGACGCCCATCTCCCGCGCCAGAGAGCGCAGTTCGTCGAGGGTCTTGCTCTCCAGCTCGGCGATGGTGAGCCGCACCTCCTCCACGACGATGGGGGGAACTTCTGGGGTGGTCGTGGTCTCCGTGGTCTCGGCGGTTTCGACCCCCTCGATGACCGGCAGCTCTTCCGGTGCCGGCCCTGTTGGCGCGGTGACGGACACGGCGCTCTCCTGCTCGTAGGTGTAGCCCGCTTCTGTGTCCGGCAAGTCGTTCAGCTCGGTCTCCATCACGTTTTCCTCTTTTTCGTGATTCAAATGCATTTCATCCTGCATGTCCATAGGTGATTCCCTTTGGGTGATATGGAATGGTGGTGTGCTCATTGGGCGATGGGCTGTCTGCCAGATGGGAGGTGTGGTGGGAAGCGCCGGCGGCTGTACAGAGGGAGATCAAGGTGTCCAATCATGCCGGCCGTTGGCCTGCAACACCAGTGGGATG is part of the Anaerolineae bacterium genome and harbors:
- the rho gene encoding transcription termination factor Rho → METELNDLPDTEAGYTYEQESAVSVTAPTGPAPEELPVIEGVETAETTETTTTPEVPPIVVEEVRLTIAELESKTLDELRSLAREMGVTGYTRLKKNDLIMRILEAQAEQRGYVFRGGVLEIMPEGIGFLRADGLLPGPNDIYVSQSQIRRFGLRTGDMVVGQVRPPKESEKYYGLLRVEAVNGLDPEVAKRRPHFETLTPIFPNRQFKLETTPDVLATRLIDLVAPIGRGQRGLIVSPPKAGKTTILKQIANGISANYDDVHLMVVLIGERPEEVTDMDRSVEAEVYSSTFDDPVEQHVKVADMALHRAKRLVECKKDVVILLDSITRLARAYNLTVPPSGRTLSGGLDPAALYPPKHFFGAARNLEEGGSLTIIATCLVDTGSRMDDMIYEEFKGTGNMELHLNRKLAERRVFPAFDIERSGTRREELLLEPDTLAKVWTMRRMLAAIGGTEALEPLLERLRRTRSNREFLATLNKDVV